The following coding sequences are from one Sphingomonadaceae bacterium OTU29LAMAA1 window:
- a CDS encoding flagellar biosynthetic protein FliO, translating to MLWSYILKLVILLPLVCGLMIGCLYAWRKLETRMPGGGKPSNRLIAVRETMMISPGLRLAVLDFEGKRLLVSVGRGGVNLIDKVDQ from the coding sequence ATGCTCTGGTCCTATATCCTCAAGCTCGTGATCCTGCTGCCGCTGGTGTGCGGCCTGATGATCGGCTGCCTGTACGCATGGCGGAAGCTGGAAACGCGGATGCCCGGTGGCGGCAAACCGTCCAACCGGCTGATCGCGGTCCGGGAAACGATGATGATCTCTCCCGGCCTGCGCCTTGCGGTGCTCGATTTCGAGGGCAAGCGCCTGCTCGTCTCGGTCGGCCGTGGCGGCGTCAACCTGATCGACAAGGTGGACCAGTGA
- the fliQ gene encoding flagellar biosynthesis protein FliQ, producing MDADYFLTVANQTMWVLALATAPILIPALLAGLILGMIQAATSINEQTLSFVPKLLVVAFSILIFGSLILGLLTDFTVGMFERIPELVK from the coding sequence ATGGACGCCGATTATTTCCTCACCGTCGCCAACCAGACGATGTGGGTGCTGGCGCTGGCCACCGCTCCGATCCTGATCCCCGCGCTGCTCGCCGGCCTGATCCTCGGCATGATCCAGGCGGCGACGTCGATCAACGAACAGACGCTCAGCTTCGTGCCGAAGTTGCTGGTGGTGGCGTTTTCGATCCTGATCTTCGGCAGCCTGATCCTCGGGTTGCTGACGGATTTCACCGTGGGCATGTTCGAACGCATTCCGGAACTGGTGAAATAG
- the argH gene encoding argininosuccinate lyase, whose translation MWGGRFAEGPAAVMREINASIPFDKRMWRQDIAGSKAHVAMLARQGIVSTDDAATIDAGLDTVAADYAANGVPEDLALEDIHMLTEAKLAEAIGPVAGRLHTARSRNDQVATDFRLWVRDAIDQVLVALAELTNALLTRAEEHADAVMPGFTHLQSAQPVTLGHHLMAYVEMVARDISRFRDARARMNLCPLGSAALAGTSFPLDRQMTARALGFDGPTRNSLDAVSDRDFAIDYLTCATQTSLHLSRLAEEFVLWASQPFGFVALSDQWSTGSSIMPQKRNPDAAELVRGHAGRIMGCQTALMVTMKGLPLAYSKDMQDDKPPVFEAHDLLGLSIAAMTGMIASATFRTDRMRGLAESGFATATDFADWLVREAGLPFREAHHVTGRAVKRAEELGVRLDQLAYAEFQAIDPRVNESLYDVLSVDASVASRTSFGGTAPANVRAAIAAARETL comes from the coding sequence ATGTGGGGCGGCAGGTTCGCCGAAGGCCCGGCAGCGGTGATGCGTGAGATTAACGCCTCGATCCCGTTCGACAAGCGAATGTGGCGGCAGGATATCGCCGGATCGAAGGCGCATGTCGCGATGCTGGCACGGCAGGGCATCGTCTCGACCGATGACGCTGCGACGATCGACGCCGGGCTCGACACCGTGGCCGCGGATTATGCTGCGAACGGTGTGCCGGAGGATCTGGCGCTCGAAGACATCCACATGCTGACCGAGGCGAAGCTTGCCGAGGCGATCGGGCCGGTCGCGGGACGGCTGCACACTGCCCGGTCGCGCAACGATCAGGTCGCAACCGATTTTCGGCTGTGGGTGCGCGATGCGATCGATCAGGTGCTTGTAGCGCTGGCCGAACTGACGAATGCGCTGCTGACCCGTGCGGAAGAGCATGCCGATGCGGTGATGCCGGGCTTCACCCATCTGCAATCCGCGCAGCCGGTGACGCTGGGCCACCATCTGATGGCCTATGTCGAGATGGTTGCGCGCGATATCTCACGGTTCCGCGATGCGCGGGCGCGGATGAACCTGTGTCCGCTCGGATCGGCGGCGCTGGCGGGGACCAGCTTTCCGCTCGACCGGCAGATGACGGCGCGGGCGCTCGGCTTCGACGGGCCGACGCGCAACAGTCTGGACGCCGTCAGCGACCGCGACTTCGCGATCGATTATCTTACCTGTGCGACGCAGACGTCGCTGCATCTGTCGCGACTGGCCGAAGAGTTCGTGCTGTGGGCGTCGCAGCCGTTCGGCTTCGTCGCGCTCAGCGACCAATGGTCGACCGGCAGCTCGATCATGCCGCAGAAGCGCAATCCCGACGCCGCCGAACTGGTCCGCGGCCATGCCGGGCGGATCATGGGTTGCCAGACCGCGCTGATGGTGACGATGAAGGGCCTGCCGCTCGCCTATTCCAAGGACATGCAGGACGACAAGCCGCCGGTGTTCGAGGCGCACGACCTGCTCGGCCTGTCGATCGCGGCGATGACCGGCATGATCGCCAGCGCGACCTTCCGCACCGACCGGATGCGCGGGCTGGCCGAGAGCGGTTTCGCCACCGCCACCGACTTCGCCGACTGGCTGGTGCGCGAGGCGGGGTTGCCGTTCCGCGAGGCGCACCACGTCACCGGTCGTGCGGTGAAGCGCGCCGAGGAGCTGGGCGTGCGGCTCGACCAGCTAGCCTATGCGGAGTTTCAGGCGATCGATCCGCGCGTCAACGAAAGCCTGTACGACGTGCTATCGGTCGACGCCTCCGTCGCCAGCCGCACCAGCTTCGGCGGCACTGCGCCTGCCAATGTGCGCGCCGCGATCGCCGCCGCGCGGGAGACGCTGTGA
- a CDS encoding siroheme synthase has protein sequence MTLHSLPLFVRLAGRPVILLGEGEAADAKRRLLERAGAIIVGEDAAASLAIVAIDDEGEALAAVARLKARGLLVNAVDRPEHCDFTTPAIIDRAPVLIAIGTGGVSAGLAAALRQRLEALLPAGLGLLAERLQAARPALRRRYPDGGERRRALGAAMAAGAPLDPLAGDADVERWLSDDQAREAGSVRIVLTSVDPDDLTLRQARSLANADRVLHHPGVPAAILDRARADAVRQVWAPGLSSEPGLTVEVTMA, from the coding sequence GTGACGCTGCACAGCCTGCCGCTGTTCGTCCGGCTGGCGGGCCGTCCGGTGATCCTGCTGGGGGAGGGCGAAGCGGCGGACGCCAAGCGCCGCCTGCTCGAACGCGCCGGTGCGATCATCGTCGGCGAGGATGCGGCGGCATCGCTGGCGATCGTCGCGATCGACGATGAGGGCGAGGCGCTGGCGGCGGTCGCCCGACTGAAGGCGCGCGGGCTGCTGGTCAACGCCGTCGATCGGCCGGAGCATTGCGATTTCACCACGCCTGCCATCATCGATCGTGCGCCGGTGTTGATCGCGATCGGCACCGGCGGCGTCTCGGCAGGATTGGCGGCGGCGCTGCGGCAGCGGCTGGAGGCGCTGCTTCCCGCAGGTCTCGGCCTGCTTGCCGAACGGTTGCAGGCGGCGCGGCCGGCGTTGCGGCGGCGGTATCCCGATGGCGGCGAGCGTCGGCGCGCACTGGGCGCGGCGATGGCGGCGGGTGCGCCGCTCGACCCGCTGGCGGGCGATGCGGATGTCGAGCGCTGGCTGTCGGACGATCAGGCGCGCGAGGCGGGATCCGTCCGAATCGTGCTTACCTCCGTCGATCCGGACGATCTGACGCTGCGGCAGGCGCGCAGCCTCGCCAATGCCGATCGCGTGCTCCACCATCCCGGCGTCCCGGCTGCGATCCTCGACCGCGCGCGCGCCGATGCGGTGCGGCAGGTATGGGCACCCGGGCTTTCGTCCGAACCCGGCCTCACGGTCGAAGTAACGATGGCATGA
- a CDS encoding flagellar type III secretion system protein FlhB yields MSESGGDKTEAPTPKRKEKAAEDGNILKSKDLATALVVMAGVAWLIFAGPSLVAACKAVMAASFQFDRGDVEDFSPWRPLQEAGTKLLPSLITLFAVSVIATIVSSAGLGSLTWNSKLFAFKGNRINPASGLKRIIGPQGWIELGKSLLKVVLLSVIGGYMLWKSSRTTLGLSSSSLGDAVAALGGTFIGIMIAMAGGLLAIALFDVPIQIVQLLSKLRMTKQEVRDEHKESEGSPEAKGHQRAMQRAMATGGVRKAVAEAHVVLTNPTHFAVALRYDRGKDQVPVVVAKGRGATALAIREVAGESRIPILEYPMLARAVYYTSREGQEVRDDLYVAIATVLAFVFNLNAAAGGTEQPPIDVPETARFDEHGIKIERKSS; encoded by the coding sequence ATGTCGGAATCCGGTGGCGACAAGACAGAAGCACCAACACCCAAGCGCAAGGAAAAGGCGGCGGAGGATGGCAACATCCTCAAGTCGAAGGACCTCGCGACGGCATTGGTGGTCATGGCGGGTGTCGCCTGGCTGATCTTCGCTGGTCCATCGCTGGTCGCGGCGTGCAAGGCGGTGATGGCGGCGAGCTTCCAGTTCGACCGCGGCGACGTCGAGGATTTCTCGCCGTGGCGGCCGTTGCAGGAGGCGGGTACCAAGCTGCTGCCCTCGCTCATCACGCTGTTCGCGGTCAGCGTGATCGCGACGATCGTCAGTTCGGCCGGCCTCGGATCGCTGACGTGGAACAGCAAATTGTTCGCCTTCAAGGGCAACCGCATCAATCCGGCGTCCGGACTGAAGCGGATCATCGGGCCGCAGGGCTGGATCGAGCTCGGCAAGTCGCTGCTGAAGGTCGTGCTGCTGAGTGTGATCGGCGGCTATATGCTGTGGAAGTCGAGCCGCACCACGCTGGGCCTGTCCTCATCTAGCCTGGGCGATGCCGTCGCGGCGCTGGGCGGCACCTTCATCGGCATCATGATCGCGATGGCCGGCGGCCTGCTCGCCATCGCGCTGTTCGACGTGCCGATCCAGATCGTCCAGCTGCTGTCGAAGCTGCGCATGACCAAGCAGGAGGTGCGCGACGAGCATAAGGAGAGCGAAGGCTCGCCCGAGGCGAAGGGCCATCAGCGTGCGATGCAGCGCGCGATGGCGACCGGCGGCGTACGGAAAGCGGTGGCGGAGGCGCATGTGGTGCTCACCAACCCGACGCATTTCGCCGTCGCGTTGCGATACGATCGCGGCAAGGATCAGGTGCCCGTCGTCGTGGCGAAGGGTCGCGGCGCGACCGCGCTGGCGATCCGCGAGGTGGCAGGCGAAAGCCGCATACCGATCCTCGAATATCCGATGCTCGCCCGCGCGGTCTATTACACCAGCCGCGAGGGCCAGGAGGTGCGCGACGACCTGTACGTCGCGATCGCCACCGTGCTCGCCTTCGTCTTCAACCTGAACGCCGCAGCGGGCGGGACCGAACAGCCGCCGATCGACGTGCCGGAGACCGCCCGGTTCGACGAACACGGCATCAAGATCGAACGGAAATCCTCTTAA
- the fliR gene encoding flagellar biosynthetic protein FliR has translation MLGFGLAIEPRLWALIFVMVRIGAAFVVAPVFGAVSIPLPVRIGLSGAIGIFVLAVHPIVPPAQIFAVATFLAIFAEALVGAAIGFILQIAFAAPMIASEMIGGSMGIGFASSVDPQNGRSSPALGQFFTVMLTLLFLSVDGHLVLVELLVKSYETMPPGTWVAPDRLKQIAFFGGYAFLAGLLLALPVGFLLLCLNLIVGMVSRAAPALNLFSVGLPASTAVGVVALAVAFPAMGDYMLVIIREGLAATQAMAGG, from the coding sequence GTGTTGGGTTTCGGCTTAGCCATCGAACCCAGACTCTGGGCGCTGATCTTCGTCATGGTGCGGATCGGGGCGGCGTTCGTCGTCGCGCCGGTGTTCGGTGCGGTGTCGATCCCCCTCCCCGTCCGCATCGGCCTGTCCGGCGCGATCGGCATCTTCGTGCTCGCTGTTCATCCGATCGTGCCGCCGGCGCAGATTTTCGCGGTGGCGACCTTCCTCGCGATCTTCGCCGAAGCGCTCGTCGGCGCGGCCATCGGCTTCATCCTCCAGATCGCGTTCGCCGCGCCAATGATCGCATCGGAGATGATCGGCGGATCGATGGGCATCGGCTTTGCCTCGTCGGTCGATCCGCAGAACGGCCGTTCGTCGCCCGCGCTAGGCCAGTTCTTCACCGTCATGCTGACCTTGCTGTTCCTGTCGGTCGACGGGCACCTCGTCCTCGTCGAGTTGCTGGTCAAAAGCTATGAAACGATGCCCCCCGGTACCTGGGTCGCGCCCGACCGGCTGAAACAGATCGCCTTTTTCGGCGGCTATGCCTTTCTCGCCGGCCTGCTGCTCGCGCTGCCGGTCGGCTTCCTGCTGCTCTGCCTCAACCTGATCGTCGGCATGGTCAGCCGCGCCGCACCGGCGCTCAACCTGTTCTCGGTCGGCCTGCCGGCCAGCACGGCCGTCGGCGTGGTCGCGCTCGCCGTCGCCTTTCCGGCGATGGGCGATTACATGCTGGTCATCATACGCGAGGGACTGGCCGCCACCCAAGCGATGGCGGGCGGCTGA
- a CDS encoding redoxin family protein: MSLPSSSRVAIACLLALTAAGCDRQSAAPEQAAQTPANATAASPDEATGSTPATMVGVDRSHKGETAPATMFKDAAGKPTSLAAFRGKPVLVNLWATWCGPCVAELPTLEALAKGGTVRVAAISQDTGAAAKVPGFLKEHGAPSLTPYLDDKMTLSLGWNANLPTTILFDSAGKEVWRWNGGNEWNGAAAAKLIAEAA; this comes from the coding sequence ATGTCCCTGCCGTCATCCTCGCGCGTAGCGATTGCCTGTCTCCTGGCGCTGACCGCCGCCGGTTGCGATAGGCAAAGCGCCGCCCCCGAGCAAGCCGCGCAGACTCCGGCGAACGCCACGGCCGCATCGCCCGACGAAGCCACCGGCTCCACGCCGGCCACGATGGTCGGCGTCGATCGCAGCCACAAGGGAGAAACTGCGCCGGCGACGATGTTCAAGGATGCCGCGGGCAAGCCGACCAGCCTCGCCGCATTCCGGGGTAAGCCGGTGCTGGTCAACCTGTGGGCGACGTGGTGCGGCCCCTGCGTTGCCGAACTGCCGACGCTGGAAGCACTGGCCAAGGGCGGCACCGTCCGCGTCGCCGCGATCAGTCAGGATACCGGCGCTGCGGCCAAGGTACCCGGCTTCCTGAAGGAACATGGCGCGCCGTCGCTGACACCTTATCTGGATGACAAGATGACGCTGTCGCTCGGCTGGAACGCCAACCTGCCGACGACAATCCTGTTCGACTCCGCCGGCAAGGAGGTGTGGCGCTGGAACGGGGGGAACGAATGGAACGGCGCGGCAGCGGCCAAGCTGATCGCCGAAGCGGCCTGA
- a CDS encoding hydrolase yields MPAFDPRSTALVLIDLQQGIVAGDKGPHDAAAVIAAGKTLAERFRAHHAPVVLVHVGFTADTTPSQVVDQPSLPAPAMPPGFSELVDGLQQDGDVVVLKRHWGAFTGTDLDLHLRRRGVKTLVIAGIATNFGVESTARTAWELSYDVVIVEDACTSRSAELHDFTIRHILPQISRVVTIADVAFG; encoded by the coding sequence ATGCCGGCCTTCGATCCACGCTCCACCGCCCTCGTCCTCATCGACCTGCAACAGGGAATCGTCGCCGGCGACAAGGGGCCGCATGACGCGGCTGCCGTGATCGCGGCGGGCAAGACGCTGGCGGAGCGGTTCCGGGCGCATCACGCGCCGGTGGTGCTGGTCCATGTCGGCTTCACCGCCGACACCACGCCGAGCCAGGTCGTCGACCAACCAAGCCTGCCGGCGCCGGCGATGCCGCCCGGGTTCAGCGAATTGGTCGATGGGTTGCAGCAGGACGGCGATGTCGTCGTGTTGAAGCGGCATTGGGGTGCGTTCACCGGCACCGATCTGGACCTGCACCTGCGCCGCCGCGGCGTGAAGACGCTGGTGATCGCGGGCATTGCGACCAATTTCGGAGTGGAGTCGACGGCGCGCACGGCATGGGAATTGTCGTACGACGTCGTGATCGTCGAGGATGCCTGCACATCGCGATCGGCGGAGCTGCACGATTTCACGATACGTCACATCCTGCCGCAGATATCGCGGGTGGTGACGATCGCGGACGTAGCGTTCGGCTGA
- the fliN gene encoding flagellar motor switch protein FliN has translation MNDMTGGFPLDAGVAANFRLLQDVDVKLTVEIGSTSLTLRELLALGESSVIELDRQANELLDVFVNGTLIGRGEVVTVGDRFGVRMTELVTPDKSAARN, from the coding sequence ATGAACGACATGACCGGCGGCTTCCCGCTAGATGCCGGAGTGGCCGCCAATTTCCGGCTGTTGCAGGATGTCGACGTCAAGCTGACGGTCGAGATCGGCTCGACCTCGCTGACGTTGCGCGAACTGCTGGCGCTGGGCGAATCGAGCGTGATCGAGCTGGATCGCCAGGCGAACGAACTGCTCGACGTGTTCGTCAACGGCACGCTGATCGGCCGCGGCGAAGTTGTGACGGTCGGCGATCGCTTCGGCGTGCGCATGACCGAACTGGTCACGCCCGACAAATCCGCGGCGCGGAACTGA
- the fliD gene encoding flagellar filament capping protein FliD gives MLSLKGDTGSAQAFTLKADDANSALNQFNVGVNTGTLTGTAANAQLIVDGVAVQRASNTITDLLPGVKLQLGAVSTTPVSLTTTRPTSALSQAVADFVETYNQVYASARNATNAVDGDLKTDNAAKSLLRSLQGLTTKSIASASTAGAPTTLAQLGIATNRDGTLTVNADTLNKALATYPDEVEAMFATTSSNAIGLNSSLASISLAASSSLYGLGASTTRYTKAQSDLSLEQEKIASQSETMTTRMTQQFSSMNSKVTAYKATQTFLENQIKAWNKDS, from the coding sequence GTGCTGTCGCTGAAGGGCGATACGGGGTCGGCGCAGGCCTTCACGTTGAAGGCGGACGATGCGAACAGCGCGCTCAACCAGTTCAACGTCGGCGTCAACACCGGCACGCTGACCGGCACCGCCGCCAATGCCCAGCTGATCGTCGACGGCGTCGCGGTACAGCGCGCGAGCAACACGATCACCGATCTGCTGCCGGGCGTGAAGCTGCAACTGGGTGCCGTATCGACCACCCCCGTGTCGCTGACGACGACGCGCCCGACCAGCGCGCTGAGCCAGGCGGTCGCGGATTTCGTCGAAACCTACAACCAGGTCTACGCCAGTGCCAGGAACGCGACCAATGCGGTCGACGGCGATCTGAAGACGGACAATGCGGCGAAGTCGCTGCTGCGTTCGTTACAGGGGCTGACCACCAAATCGATCGCTTCGGCCAGCACTGCGGGTGCCCCGACGACGCTGGCCCAGCTGGGCATCGCCACCAATCGCGACGGCACGCTGACGGTGAACGCGGACACGCTCAACAAGGCGCTCGCCACCTATCCGGACGAGGTGGAGGCGATGTTCGCGACCACGTCGAGCAACGCGATCGGCCTCAACAGTTCGCTCGCGTCGATCTCTCTCGCCGCCTCCAGCAGCCTCTACGGGCTGGGAGCGTCGACGACGCGCTATACCAAAGCGCAGAGCGACCTGTCGCTGGAACAGGAAAAGATCGCGTCGCAGTCGGAGACGATGACGACCCGGATGACGCAGCAATTTTCGAGCATGAACAGCAAGGTCACCGCCTACAAGGCGACCCAGACCTTTCTCGAGAACCAGATCAAGGCGTGGAACAAAGATAGCTGA
- a CDS encoding zinc transporter ZntB, with translation MSGFGYRITGGTATRVEVKEALSCTADFVWVHLNTNEEQAQEWLRNAAKLSDYVVDALTATETRPRCEAFENGALLNLRGRSSEEMSSGDPLASVRIWAIKGRVYSVTRRPLIGIAEVETQVEQGGIVDPGDFIAAVSTAITSDLDPHVADLGDELDDCEERLDANRVFDLRRTVTKVRVTAIGYRRFLAPQRAALEKLATLPGEWLAEDDRRHLAAAADRAARMAEELESIRERASLMHEALTDLRSEQIDSRSLVISIVAMVFLPLTFITGLYGMNVAHLPYAQAPWAFDAILALCGAITIGVIGYFVQQHWFQK, from the coding sequence ATGAGCGGCTTCGGCTATCGGATCACCGGCGGCACGGCGACGCGCGTCGAGGTGAAGGAGGCGCTGTCCTGCACCGCTGATTTCGTCTGGGTCCACCTCAACACCAACGAGGAACAGGCGCAGGAATGGCTGCGCAACGCCGCGAAACTCAGCGATTACGTCGTCGACGCGCTGACCGCGACCGAGACGCGGCCACGCTGCGAGGCGTTCGAGAATGGCGCATTGCTCAACCTGCGCGGGCGATCGTCGGAGGAAATGTCGTCGGGTGATCCGCTGGCATCGGTGCGGATCTGGGCGATCAAGGGTCGCGTCTATTCGGTGACCCGGCGACCGCTGATCGGTATTGCCGAGGTCGAGACGCAGGTGGAACAGGGTGGCATCGTCGATCCGGGCGACTTCATTGCCGCCGTGTCGACCGCGATCACCAGCGACCTCGATCCGCATGTCGCCGATCTCGGCGACGAACTGGACGATTGCGAGGAACGGCTCGACGCCAATCGCGTGTTCGACCTGCGCCGCACCGTCACCAAGGTACGGGTGACCGCGATCGGCTACCGCCGCTTCCTCGCCCCGCAACGCGCTGCGCTGGAGAAGCTCGCGACGCTGCCCGGCGAGTGGCTGGCCGAGGACGATCGCCGCCATCTCGCCGCCGCCGCCGATCGCGCAGCGCGCATGGCGGAAGAACTGGAATCGATCCGCGAGCGCGCTTCGCTGATGCACGAAGCGCTCACCGACTTGCGCAGCGAGCAGATCGACAGCCGCTCGCTGGTGATCTCGATCGTCGCGATGGTGTTCCTGCCGCTGACCTTCATCACCGGGCTGTACGGAATGAATGTCGCGCATCTGCCCTACGCGCAGGCGCCGTGGGCATTCGATGCGATCCTGGCGCTATGCGGTGCGATCACGATCGGGGTGATCGGCTATTTCGTCCAGCAACACTGGTTCCAGAAATAG
- the lysA gene encoding diaminopimelate decarboxylase, which translates to MNHFDYRDGILHCEDVALTRIAEEVGTPVYVYSTATFRRHAQVFRDGLKDVGRIHLAYAIKANPNVAVLRVLADEGYGADVVSGGEMARALAAGIPAADIVFSGVGKTRGELSRGIDEGIGQFNLELEEEGVVLAQIAHAKGKVAPATLRVNPDVDAGTHAKISTGRAENKFGVPIDQAPAMFDRLAPLDGLDLRGVACHIGSQLADLSRLEEAYRRIGQLVADLRAAGHTISRVDLGGGLGVPYKQDDVLPSPADYGAMVARVTRGWDVELMFEPGRVIAGNAGVLLTEVIWVKPGVTNPYVIVDAAMNDLARPALYDAWHDFDAVTQTDERMTANIAGPVCESGDTFAMGREIATVKSGDLAVFRTAGAYGATMASTYNSRALVPEVLVDGDRFAVVADRIVPETILAAERVPEWLNR; encoded by the coding sequence ATGAACCATTTCGATTACCGCGACGGCATCCTCCATTGCGAGGATGTGGCGCTCACCCGTATCGCCGAAGAGGTGGGGACGCCGGTCTACGTCTATTCCACCGCGACCTTTCGCCGCCATGCGCAGGTGTTCCGCGACGGGCTGAAGGACGTCGGTCGCATCCATCTCGCCTATGCGATCAAGGCCAATCCCAACGTCGCCGTGCTGCGCGTGCTCGCCGACGAAGGCTATGGCGCCGACGTGGTGTCGGGCGGCGAGATGGCGCGGGCGCTCGCCGCGGGCATCCCGGCAGCGGACATCGTATTCTCCGGCGTCGGCAAGACCCGCGGCGAACTGTCCCGTGGGATCGACGAGGGCATCGGCCAGTTCAATCTGGAGCTGGAGGAAGAGGGCGTCGTCCTCGCGCAGATCGCGCATGCGAAGGGCAAGGTTGCCCCCGCGACGCTGCGCGTGAATCCGGATGTCGATGCGGGCACCCATGCCAAGATTTCGACCGGGCGTGCCGAGAACAAGTTCGGCGTGCCGATCGATCAGGCACCGGCGATGTTCGACCGGCTGGCCCCGCTCGACGGGCTCGATCTGCGCGGCGTCGCCTGTCATATCGGCAGCCAGCTCGCCGATCTGTCGCGGCTGGAAGAGGCGTATCGCCGCATCGGCCAGCTGGTCGCCGACCTGCGCGCCGCCGGCCACACGATCAGCCGCGTCGATCTGGGCGGTGGTCTGGGCGTGCCGTACAAGCAGGACGACGTGCTGCCGAGCCCGGCCGATTACGGTGCGATGGTCGCGCGGGTGACCAGAGGCTGGGACGTCGAGCTGATGTTCGAACCCGGCCGCGTCATCGCCGGCAATGCGGGCGTGCTGCTGACCGAGGTGATCTGGGTGAAGCCCGGCGTCACCAACCCCTATGTCATCGTCGATGCGGCGATGAACGACCTCGCGCGGCCGGCGCTCTATGACGCGTGGCACGATTTCGACGCGGTAACGCAGACGGACGAGCGGATGACCGCCAACATCGCCGGGCCGGTCTGCGAAAGCGGCGACACCTTCGCCATGGGGCGCGAGATCGCCACCGTGAAGAGCGGCGATCTCGCCGTGTTCCGCACCGCCGGCGCCTATGGTGCGACGATGGCGTCGACCTACAACAGCCGCGCGCTGGTGCCCGAGGTGCTGGTCGACGGCGACCGGTTCGCGGTGGTCGCCGATCGCATCGTGCCGGAAACGATCCTGGCCGCCGAACGCGTGCCGGAGTGGCTGAACCGGTGA
- the fliP gene encoding flagellar type III secretion system pore protein FliP (The bacterial flagellar biogenesis protein FliP forms a type III secretion system (T3SS)-type pore required for flagellar assembly.), which yields MTPTVTRRGHGPALFRPVRRTTGATARGYKWVWAILAIALALLVAMPAFAQAAPAAPAPGVGDAVDRALGQLSAGAASGGTQSAPLSLSLQVLIIMGLLTILPGILLMMTSFTRIVIVLAVLRQAMGLQQTPPNQVLIGLALFLSLFIMAPTISQMNTQAIQPYAAGQLAGTQMIERAGAPLHAFMVKQTRIKDVTMFADMAKSGPYTSPNDIPFAVLLPAFVTSELKTAFQIGFLMFLPFIVIDLVVATVLMALGMAMLSPTIISLPFKLLLFVLVDGWALTMGSLANSFAT from the coding sequence GTGACGCCGACCGTGACGCGGCGGGGCCATGGTCCCGCATTGTTCAGGCCCGTCCGCCGCACGACCGGCGCGACGGCGCGCGGCTACAAATGGGTCTGGGCGATCCTCGCCATCGCGCTGGCGCTGCTCGTCGCGATGCCGGCCTTCGCGCAGGCCGCTCCCGCAGCACCTGCACCGGGCGTCGGCGATGCTGTGGATCGCGCGCTCGGCCAGCTGAGTGCGGGCGCGGCATCCGGCGGGACGCAGAGCGCGCCGCTGTCGCTGTCGCTGCAGGTCCTCATCATCATGGGCCTGTTGACGATCCTGCCGGGCATCCTGCTGATGATGACCAGCTTCACCCGGATCGTGATCGTGCTGGCCGTGCTGCGCCAGGCGATGGGCCTGCAACAGACACCGCCCAACCAGGTGCTGATCGGCCTCGCGCTGTTCCTGTCGCTGTTCATCATGGCGCCGACGATCAGCCAGATGAACACGCAGGCGATCCAGCCCTATGCCGCCGGGCAGCTGGCCGGCACGCAGATGATCGAGCGCGCCGGAGCGCCGCTCCACGCCTTCATGGTCAAGCAGACGCGGATCAAGGACGTGACCATGTTCGCCGACATGGCGAAGTCGGGCCCGTACACGTCGCCCAACGACATCCCGTTCGCCGTATTGCTGCCCGCCTTCGTCACGTCGGAGCTGAAGACCGCGTTCCAGATCGGGTTCCTGATGTTCCTGCCGTTCATCGTCATCGACCTCGTCGTCGCGACGGTGCTGATGGCGCTCGGCATGGCGATGCTGTCGCCGACGATCATCTCGCTGCCGTTCAAGCTGTTGCTGTTCGTGCTGGTCGATGGCTGGGCGCTGACCATGGGCAGCCTCGCCAATTCGTTCGCGACGTGA
- the fliS gene encoding flagellar export chaperone FliS, whose product MAYATLLSGDPYATYRQIDVVGRTAEAQGPGLVQLLYEELVSALRAAAWAVENNQLRTKSERITRATAILFALESGLDFERGGEVSNTLARLYAGIRRTVVDASVGIDPRPFRAAADSLSEIAEAWRTARAA is encoded by the coding sequence ATGGCTTACGCAACGCTCCTCTCCGGCGACCCCTACGCCACCTATCGCCAGATCGATGTCGTCGGCCGTACCGCCGAGGCGCAGGGGCCGGGTCTCGTGCAATTGCTGTACGAGGAACTGGTGTCCGCGCTGCGTGCAGCGGCCTGGGCGGTCGAGAACAACCAGCTGCGCACCAAGAGCGAGCGCATCACCCGCGCTACCGCGATCCTGTTCGCGCTGGAATCGGGGCTCGACTTCGAACGCGGCGGCGAGGTGTCGAACACGCTCGCGCGGCTTTACGCCGGTATCCGCCGGACGGTGGTCGACGCTTCGGTCGGGATCGATCCGCGCCCGTTCCGCGCGGCGGCCGACAGCCTGAGCGAGATCGCCGAAGCCTGGCGTACCGCGCGGGCGGCCTGA